The sequence aaatttcttacctacaaaaaaaaatttcttaaaTTTCTAAGTTTTGTATGGAAATACATAAATTTTATGTACgtagtttttttataaacataaacATATTCTTTGtaggaataaaataaataaatacaaaatagAGGAACAACTCCTCTTGAGAGCGCCTTCTCCTTTTGAGGGAGCTTCTTCTTCGGTTGTTGACGGctaggtttttttttatagCGTGACTCCAATCTCTATCTGATTCGAAGGCTTGGGTTTCGGTCTGCTCGACtctcttcttagattggttaGACGATTTGGGTTGATTGACGCGGCTATGGAAGAACAACTTCAGCAACTAACCAATGGCGGAacttgaatataaaattaaggGGGCCATATCAAACAATGaaatataaaaaacaaaaattctatttaaataattaaacaaaaatttaGAAAGGGTAAACTATCCATACACCATTCAAAATAATAATGCGTTTTTAAGATTAAAGTGATGCTCGGCGGTTTTAGCACATTGAATCAACTCCTAAATAACAATAGCACATTCAATTTAGGTTTTATATTGATTTACCCCTCAATTTCAGATTATACAaaattgataataataaaaaagaatggaaGTAGAACAATTAAAGAAACCTGTTGAGAAGAAGAACTGAAGAAGCAAAACTGCTTACATCTCGCACAGGCGGTCCAGAGAGGCGAAAGATTCGAGAGGCACACTTCTTGTTGTACTccaaaggaagagaattcaaAATTAGAAAGCAAAAGTAAGAAAAAGGTAAAGTAGAGGTGATTAGGGAAATAaactatattttaattttttttttgattctTTAAGTGTTTGTTTGCGGCTGATAAAAGAGTGGGACCCTACATTATTACTAGATACCATATATAAATGGTTTgccttataaattaaatataaataaatgattaattgtataaattctaaatacataaatagaaatatataatatatataagctgattttttttgacatttttttttccagGGAGGGCCATGGCCCTCCCTTGCCTCTTGAATCTTCCGCCATTGCAACTAACTATAGTCAATGACAGCTTCGAGTTTGCGAGTATAGTGGAGGGATCTGCAGCAGTGGAGTATAAGTTGCGCCTGGTTGGTTCGTTGGCTACAGACGGAAATTTCAACTTTCAGATTTTCAAGCATCGTATGGCATGTATATGGAGGCCGAGGAAGGGTATAGCGATCACTGAACTTGGAGGGAAGCTCATGTTATTCCGTTTTTTCCATCCTTACGACCTTAAATGGGTTGTTGATAATAGTCTTTTGATAATCATTTGCTAATGTTGTATACACTCAAGGAGGGCGAAGTCCCTTCTGAAGCTCCAATGACTCATGTTAACTTCTGGGTTCAAGTCTATGGCCTCACACCGGGACTGTTCTCAGAGGCAATGGCTTAGGCGTTAGGGAATTTTATCGGGTCATTCATGGCATTGGATCCTCAGAATAAATGGAATCATGAGTTGTGTTTTCTTAGGATTTGAGTATGCATTGATATTCGGAAACCACTTCAGCGAGAAAAGAAAGTTAGAAGAGAAGGGGGTGAATGGTTAACCTACGTTTTTAGATATGAGAAGCTTCCGACCTTCTGCTTCATTTGTGCACTTATTGAACATCTGGATAGACACTATGACATTTTCTTTCAAGGCAAGGAGGATGAGATTGTTCGTACTTGGGATGCTTCTCTCAAGGCATCGATGCATTGTTCGAATGTGCTAGGAGACGAACGTTGGTTGAAGGAGGATGATGGCACTGTATTTATCAGTTCTGGTGCAGCAGCAACAAGTATGACAAGTacgattttaataattataacttTAATGTTTCCAATGTTTTCTGTAATTATAGTAATAAtagagtaaaatattttagacagtttgataaaaaaaaattgtgattaacttatatatatgtagtaggtttagttttaacattttaacagaaattttgttagtaatgcactaaatattttaaacataattgatatttggaaggttTAAAATTAcagttaataataatttaacagatacgattttaataattataatcatACCTATTGAATCAtgatttataataatttattaaaaattaatatctaatttttaaaattaatttttaatcaatattaaatataaaaaataatttaatttttactgtttttaatataaataattaaaagaaaatcaGTTTTGGATAACGGGTTCACACCTCTCAAAAGTTGCCGGAGGGATTCCTGCAACAGATACTCACTACGACGCTTATAGCGCTATAACGagtaattaaacaaatgaaaaatTCATATTACACCATaacgagaattttttttaaccatAGTTTTAAAataagaattattttctaaCCAATAGTATATTaggagtaatttttttaaatagtatcAAATTGGTGTTTAACCCAGCTTAATCCGTGAAACCTACCACCGACATGTCGTTTTCATTTTGGAGAATCCGAACCATAGCCATTCAATATAACACGTGGTACCCTTCTGATATGTTTTTGTTTCTATTTTcaatattttctttcttttaaatttaattacctctTATCTTTCTATTTTTAGTCATTTGAATGATTCAAATAAGAGAAAATAACTGTCACAACAAAAATTACTCTCTTTGTAATTTAATGAAGGAGTATCGTGCCTTTTTTTATGATTAAATTATAACTATACTTGGAAATTGTATTGTCAAATAGTGTTCATATCAATCTTAAATGACCAGATTAATTTAGTCAttcattattaaattttaaatttattaaatataagtacTTTAAATCTTTATCCTATATTCATTTAAATCTATATCTAATTGTGAATGACCGAgatctataaaaaaaactactGATTGTTAATAACACTATGCTGGTACTGTGAATAGAACTTATGCCAAATGTTCCAAACACGGAAGTCAAAAAATCCAAACCGTGGTAGATCAAGCAttttcataaaatgaaataaaataatatgataaTATAAATGGTACATTTAGATTATTAAATTCAGAAGAATTGTTGATACtgatatgtaaaataaaatgtattaaaaaatagataaatatgtCTTTCCAATATATGTACAGGAAAATAGGAATATAATTGACATTTTCAAATACTTGGATAAACATGAATATATTGATGCCTTTTTAAGCCATGATATTGCACCCTGAAATTAGAAATCTAAACATGTTCCTTAATTTAAAGGATTGAATTTGATTAGGAGAGATTAGGAAGTTTTCAATTGAAGTAAATAGTATAATTTCTTTTTAGAGACAGTTGTCTCAAGATCAACAACCTCTACTCACAAGCTTTTCCAAAATCAATTAAAAcaagagaaaattacaaaactaggtcaaatgggaaggctatttacatatttaacccatttactcaacctattacatatctagactcattttgtgtgactttccaaaaatacccccaaccttcccacttccccccTATCTTCGCGAATCACCGCTcccccctatctccttggttatgcgaaaagttgctcctgcattaatgatttcaaaacttttgatcttcctttcttcctttaaattgcacgaaatctgcaccatttcgtcaaaatcacaatgaatttctcattttcctcttttcatctcttgattctgcaacttccgaaccctagaaaacgaagccatggtttttcatcttcatgttcgttgcttggtttctttcttcttgttaccatcaaagaaatggtttttctacgttatttccttcgttcttcccatgttatcatattgttattgtcgcttttgggggtgaaaggggcgaaaaatataagtatctgtttttttttctgcgttttatcatgaattcacttcgcaatcgatggtttcgctaagctttgcgaagagaacgagcctggaaagtgatgatctacttcgtgtattgatgatttcgcgacgttctgtgaagagaaagagtctgaaacgtatggatcttcctcgcgaatctattagttcgcgaagtctgcgaatagatccttacgtttcagacctctcagacttcgcgaaaaaatcgttatgcgacgtagatagtcacatttcagacctcgcagacttcgcgaaaaaatcgttatgcgaaataaaatcacctcttcccctgcacatttacattcgcatgcttcgctaattttcatttcgcgaatccaaaatcgtcctttttcataactaacacggttaattttttctgtagatggttgaatacgtaacatccctttctggaaggcggcgtactgagctgcagggaagatgattttccttcctgtatagggatgaacttccccaagattgacacattcactcctgaaatgattcgttaggagaggttgtgtcaatctcggggtgcaccatgggacacgtccatcccatggtgccaatcttgttagtagattttgataatgttatgatttgaatgtcgttattgtggcaatcttgttgtaaattttgataatgttagtagagttcattgtggcaatcttgttgtaaattttgataatgttatgatttgaatgtcgttattgtggcaatcttgttgtaaattttgataatgttatgattttaatgttagaatccgttgttgtttgcccttttttgttatataccacttcgcgaattagcttcaaaacacatccaggcttcgcatatgcgaactaaattcatcaagcaaacccaaacatttacttcgcagacttcgcatagtatggaatatgcgaagtcagacgggatggggcgagccgcgcgtaaatattgggggtatttttggaaagtcacacaaaatgagtctagatatgtaataggttgagtaaatgggttaaatatgtaaatgggcctcccatttgacttagttttgtaattttcccttaaaacAATTATTGCTGTCAATAATTGTCAATTTTGGataattaattgttaataaaTTACTATGAGATTCTcctggaatttatttttatttttacaatcaCTTCATCATCACATAATCACTCTACAAAATTTACATCAAAATCACAATTGTGTGTGTGTGATGGGAACAATCATTAATATACAAATTTTGTGGGCCACACAACAACTCTTTTACTCAGATTATTAAAGGAAAATTAACGGTCCAGATTGAGGAAGACAGTGTCCATGTAGTGTTGGTGCACATCATATACAGATTATCATTTCTTCCGAGGttactaattttattttatgttttcaaTATTACATCAGTCAGTTATATTGTTTCTTTAgtcatttttattaaattaataaggaaattaaatttaaaatgatacaattcttttttatttttttacaatttatcTAATTACTCTTCAAAACTCTTTACATTTTTTGAAGGGATCATCTCCTAATTTGTTTATTGTTTTACATAGAACTTTAATGAATTTAGTGACATaagaagaaaaatatttttaaaattgtaaaaaaataaaaaatagaaacatataaaattagaaatgttattttttttcttgaataacctttatcaataaaataaaaaaataaattttgtttcaatttttttattacaatttataataatatttaatattattttatatatattatattaaataaccaaaaaaagagaattaaaaatttaaagaaaataaacaataattttttatttatttttttctagcTAATATATAGCAATGCGGATGCACATTTAATATACaaacttaattaaaaatattctaattaaaattgaaaatcaaaATACAAgttttatacaaaataaaaaaatgaaagcaCTAAATAGTTCGttaaaacaaaatttaaagacgattaaaaaaaacataatttaaaGACCTTAAATATAAAGTTAAAGTGAAAAAAATACTCTCAATATTGAGAGCTAAGTCAAATTTTACACCTAATATCATAAACAAtacaattatatttatatcgTTGGCAAGTTAAATCAATTTTACTCTAATTATACTCTGTGTAATTTAGAATCTCGTAAATTTTGTCTTCACCGATGCATCATCATATTATCACtcataattaacaaatcaaatatATGTGTACACACATGACTTTTTTCAAAGTTCAAAAAAATTCTCATAATACATATATGTCTTTGATCTAATACAGAACacgatataattttttttatgtgtatatataatttttatatgttattgaTGAGTGATAATATAACGCATGTTGAAATGAAATAATAAGATATTCATGCCTAtacaaaataattgattaataagAAGtgaaaattgatccaatttttaaatattataagtaaTATTGATCTAatttaagaaatataattatatGGTTAAGTATTGAATATCAAAATTAAGACTATTGTTGCAGTTTATCCCTAAAATATAGGTATAAGAGAagagattattattattattttttgaagaATGGTAgagattaaataaacaatttaaataataattttctttCGATCTCAACTTGAATTGGTGGGGATAAAATAATAACCTCACTAaatgtataaaataataatttttaaaaaattcattGAGGTCCATTAAAAATATACaataataattcattaaatattaaatatgtataaaaattatatatataattcataaaataacgcttctcaaataatttttattttaaattttatgctTTTCTAGAATATGTATCAATAGTCaactatttcttttttaataaagAAATGAATTCAATTTCAACTTTAACTTTTTAGAGACTACATTCGACATATTTTTCTCAGTTTGAAGCAAATAAtagattaaaataaaaaaattaattatttaatttaaaaaatatagtatacaaaataaattttttataaattaataacctcatataatataataaaatttcagatttcaaaaatatttatttataaaagctTTACTATATAAGagattgtttttcctttttttttaaagaaataacAGAAGAGATTAATAAACATCCATggaaattaatataattattgaGGATTGATTTTAATATTAACAGAAGAGAGAGAAACGAGGAAAGGTcccatttttattatttaagaaTGATTACAATgcgagaaaaagaaaaagacttTGGCTTTGGTGTTCTGTTCTGTTCTGTTAGGAAGAAGGGAAAAGACAAATACAgagtttagagagagagagagagagagtcccCTATTTTTTCAAGTCTAAGTTCAGTCTATTTTTAGGGGAAAAAGTCACTGCTTTTCAAAAATTTGTTTGCCTCTGTAATCTCTCTCTGGTTTTGTTCATTGTTTCATTTTCTCATCTTGTGTTTTGATTCGTCATGATTGTAGAGGATCAAAGTGGAATCAGTTCAGTGAATGAAGATAGGTTTCCACTGGGTATGCGTGTCTTAGCTGTTGATGATGATCCTATTTGCCTCATAGTTTTGGAGAATCTATTAAGGAAATGCCACTACCATGGTAGGTTTCAGTTTCATTCAATTCTCTGTTATTTTAGCaatttcctctctctctctctctccctagTTGATTCTTGCTGCAATTCATGCCTGTTAAACATGAATCCCCTGTTTTATTAGTTTAGGGTACAATGTCCATGGCTGAAATTCATTTGGGGGTTTCCAATTTTCTTGTATTATTAGCAATTTTGGTATTGATGtctgattttcatattttatatGTAGTTACTTGCTTGTTTCTGGTAGCCATTACAATCTAATTCCAGTGGCTCAGGTTTTCTGTGTTAGCAGCAATTACTACAAATTGATTCCTAATTATAGGATATGGTTTTTTGAGCTTTTTGAGTTTGATTCTTTTCTTACCTGTCATTTAATGGTTCTTTTCAGTTACAACTACTAATCAAGCTGTACAAGCTCTCAAAATGCTAAGggaaaacaaaaacaactaTGACCTTGTTATCAGTGATGTTAATATGCCTAACATGGATGGCTTCAAGCTACTTGAACTCGTCGGGCTTGAAATGGACCTACCCGTCATAAGTAAGCAAAACCCCAATTACTATATCAATATCATTAAATTGCAgactttccttttaatttttgttgtaCATTGCCAGAATCTACTTTAAATTAATGGATGTATGATTGTGGCTATGTTTACAGTGTTATCAGCTCACAGTGACAAAGATCTTGTCTATAAGGGGGTTACACATGGTGCTGTTGACTATTTGCTCAAGCCTGTTAGAATTGAGGAACTCCAGAATATATGGCAGCATGTGATAAGGAGAAAAAAATTGCATCCCAAGGACCCGAACAGGACCTCCAACCAGGACAAGCCTCGAGAAGATGCAGGAGAAGGTGGACAAGGATTGACACCAAGTGATAGTGGAGATCAAATCTGTAAAGGTAATCGTAAACGGAAGGAccaagatgaagatgaggaagaagaacgtGAAGAGGATGAGAATGAGGATCCTGGCTCTCAGAAGAAGCCCCGAGTTGTCTGGTCTGTAGAGCTGCATAAGAAGTTTGTTACAGCTGTTAATCATTTGGGTCTTGAAAGTGAGTTTTTCCTGAATTTGTTGCTATTTTACATCTCTTTTAATTAGCATTTAAAATATTTCATTCTATCTTTTACAGAGGCTGTTCCAAAGAAAATTCTTGATCTGATGAATGTTGAGGGCCTTACAAGGGAAAATGTGGCAAGCCATCTGCAggttgtaattttcccatttgGTCCTTAGAATCTTTCAGAATCTCATTGCCCTGGAAcaactttattttttctttttcatacaTAGGCTCCAGCAGTATACGACCATTTGCATTTTAAAAGGTTTAGCATTAATGATAACACTGGTTATATATGTGAATATTGCAAATGCATAATTTAGGTATGAATCTATGACAATTCAAAGAATTTGGGTCCGAGAGTGTCTAGGAAGCTTACTGTTTTGCTTAAATTGCAGAAATACAGGCTTTACCTTAAAAGAATCGGTTGCCTATCATCCCAGCAAGTCAATATGGTTGCCGCTTTTGGAGGTGCAGATTCCTCTTACTTGCACATGGCGACGCTAGATGGTTTTGGAGATTTTCGCACCCTGAGTGGGCCAGGAAGGCTTGCAAGTACATCTATATCATCATATCCACCAGGGAATATGCTTGGTAGATTAAACTCTCCTTCTAGTTTAACTTTGCGGGGTATAGCTTCTTCTGGTCTTCTTCAGCCAGGTTATTCCCAAAACTTGAGTAATTCTGTTGATACGCTCAGAAAGATTCAGCCAGTTTTGCCTCCAAGCCAAGGTGCAAATGTCTTTCATGGTCTTCCATCATCTCTGGATCCCAACCAGTTGCACGGAAAGTCCAATAGCTACATTGGAGAGTTTAGTCCTAATGATCATGCATCAGGCTTTGCACTCCCAACTAACTTCTCTGATGCCAGAGTGACTACCGTGTCCGGTTCCTCAAGTAACCCTCCTCTGATGCTAGAAGTAAACCCACAACAAAATCAGGGAGCATTTGCAACTCAATCTTCTCTAAGTGTGCCGTCATTGAACCGGGAGGCTTACGATGTCAATATCCATGGTTCATCAAATTTTCTGGATCATAGTACATCCAATGATGACTGGCATATTGCAGTACAATTATCAAAATTTCCAACAGATCCTTTGTCTCTAAGAGAAAATATGTCAACTACAAGCTCTCACATCGGTAACAGTCCAACTGATTTACCTTCTTCCAGTGTTCTTATTGTTCCTTTGGAATCAACAGTAGATATTCAAGGACATCCGGGCATGATGGATAATGTAGTTCAGAATTTGGATTACAATTCAAGGCAGCGGTGGCATGAACATAGCCACGATCTTGACCCTAATTCATTCAACACCATTAGGTCTCTTGTTTCTGGCAGTGGTGTTGCAGGTTCGATGAGTCGGAGTTTGGACCTTAGAATGAAGTATGAGGCATCTTTAGTTGGGCAGTTAAACAATGTTGATGCTTCCATTTATCAGCATAATGAAGTTGAGAGATCTGCTCTGCAACCAAAAATGAGATCCAATGAGGATTATCTGTTGGAGCCAACAAAGTCTCAGAATGGTTTTGGCCAAAATAACTACGACTCTCTGGATGACATGATGAATCCAATGATTAAACAGGTGTGAAACATGATTTACTTTGCCATGTTTGCAATATCTTCATTTTGCTCTGAATAAGGTAGAATTGTTCTTCAGTTTTTTTAAGATAGGTGGCACTAAGTTCATTTGTCAATCTAATTTGCTATTCTTCTTGCTTCAaagttcctaactacttgatcGGTTCTAGAAGATTGAATTAATGGTCTCTTTTTAGTAGGCAATTCAATGAGTACACTTAGTTATTTCTTTATCCTACTtgatatttttcatttttttgaagTGATAGGAAGTTCCAGAGATAAACTATGAAATATTGAACTACATATAATTATGTAAACGTGAGTTGTGGCTAGATTTGTTTCTTGATTCTCTCTTTTACATTATGGCTAAATAACGATGAACCTTGTGACAGTTTATTGAGCTATAGTTGTAACTGTTAGTGAGATTGGTTTGAATTCCAGAGCTTCAACTGACTTCAATCCTATGCCTGAAAAAacttttcatattgatattgctgcaagatTAATGTTTTGCTTATTGTTCTGAAAATCTAAGGTTTTGGACATTCTGTGAGATTTGCTAACTGTATTTGCAGCAGGAGCAAAACGAAACAATAGTAA comes from Euphorbia lathyris chromosome 8, ddEupLath1.1, whole genome shotgun sequence and encodes:
- the LOC136203343 gene encoding two-component response regulator ARR12-like isoform X1, which codes for MIVEDQSGISSVNEDRFPLGMRVLAVDDDPICLIVLENLLRKCHYHVTTTNQAVQALKMLRENKNNYDLVISDVNMPNMDGFKLLELVGLEMDLPVIMLSAHSDKDLVYKGVTHGAVDYLLKPVRIEELQNIWQHVIRRKKLHPKDPNRTSNQDKPREDAGEGGQGLTPSDSGDQICKGNRKRKDQDEDEEEEREEDENEDPGSQKKPRVVWSVELHKKFVTAVNHLGLEKAVPKKILDLMNVEGLTRENVASHLQKYRLYLKRIGCLSSQQVNMVAAFGGADSSYLHMATLDGFGDFRTLSGPGRLASTSISSYPPGNMLGRLNSPSSLTLRGIASSGLLQPGYSQNLSNSVDTLRKIQPVLPPSQGANVFHGLPSSLDPNQLHGKSNSYIGEFSPNDHASGFALPTNFSDARVTTVSGSSSNPPLMLEVNPQQNQGAFATQSSLSVPSLNREAYDVNIHGSSNFLDHSTSNDDWHIAVQLSKFPTDPLSLRENMSTTSSHIGNSPTDLPSSSVLIVPLESTVDIQGHPGMMDNVVQNLDYNSRQRWHEHSHDLDPNSFNTIRSLVSGSGVAGSMSRSLDLRMKYEASLVGQLNNVDASIYQHNEVERSALQPKMRSNEDYLLEPTKSQNGFGQNNYDSLDDMMNPMIKQQEQNETIVMDGEFGYDAYSLGSCL
- the LOC136203343 gene encoding two-component response regulator ARR12-like isoform X2, which translates into the protein MIVEDQSGISSVNEDRFPLGMRVLAVDDDPICLIVLENLLRKCHYHVTTTNQAVQALKMLRENKNNYDLVISDVNMPNMDGFKLLELVGLEMDLPVIMLSAHSDKDLVYKGVTHGAVDYLLKPVRIEELQNIWQHVIRRKKLHPKDPNRTSNQDKPREDAGEGGQGLTPSDSGDQICKGNRKRKDQDEDEEEEREEDENEDPGSQKKPRVVWSVELHKKFVTAVNHLGLEKAVPKKILDLMNVEGLTRENVASHLQKYRLYLKRIGCLSSQQVNMVAAFGGADSSYLHMATLDGFGDFRTLSGPGRLASTSISSYPPGNMLGRLNSPSSLTLRGIASSGLLQPGYSQNLSNSVDTLRKIQPVLPPSQGANVFHGLPSSLDPNQLHGKSNSYIGEFSPNDHASGFALPTNFSDARVTTVSGSSSNPPLMLEVNPQQNQGAFATQSSLSVPSLNREAYDVNIHGSSNFLDHSTSNDDWHIAVQLSKFPTDPLSLRENMSTTSSHIGNSPTDLPSSSVLIVPLESTVDIQGHPGMMDNVVQNLDYNSRQRWHEHSHDLDPNSFNTIRSLVSGSGVAGSMSRSLDLRMKYEASLVGQLNNVDASIYQHNEVERSALQPKMRSNEDYLLEPTKSQNGFGQNNYDSLDDMMNPMIKQEQNETIVMDGEFGYDAYSLGSCL